The following coding sequences lie in one Chiroxiphia lanceolata isolate bChiLan1 chromosome 19, bChiLan1.pri, whole genome shotgun sequence genomic window:
- the LOC116796333 gene encoding sterile alpha motif domain-containing protein 9-like produces MDYQTLPVNDWDENHVKCWLESTGIKKEYVEKLYKEEVTGPALMELDESFLKDMGMKRGQIQILIRKRDELRQLQDNAQQAKNSSSKVPDRREAQTAPVTPSTAPAQSTAGGGSSGATGTTSTDNTAPASGKRQRRRDKAQLQSPEEVLELRNCRPFKSQDADFKYVKDTVLAPESGVTDLIIPCHEYKSLATAAELNKEQLQSKFASEVIRFASACMNIRTNGTIHFGVMDSVEDKGWKHGQIVGIKVKKREDYVDALDLYIEKCFCDNLQETARKCIHPPVFVEVISKDTQEQRFVVEVDIEPTYALVQKSCFEVCLPKYNDSSHKVILTKEPALYQRVGAKSEPVQRNKLTAFIQAVPDRDAQREKAELSSTQVPTEIPQDLGRKLSILLNDGKSYMDNSLRYILVTNRCEQDNLNYINFLMHLKIFCVFDFDEHSNVSGLCSKYKEHHEASSYFLQDFFSEIKTDTPPSQKLFDQTSWIFCNGRSDFLGDEKPCDENTWIRTKKKYLKKVITCICEEILPQRSFIVLFLLLSPVQKPLVDTFQEFYTEMNGMEYIICIAESRENYGRWANLAQASCSIETLEQRSVVGMKLSHINATVQAMLPSTAQPRHLPVSTGGVCILLSREEEKLYSLEILCADQCDDIKPNRWTEKQIQEIEQNFYRGRKIIWENFWLADKRLCGDIIEREACKDASKLLDGILRGSVLNYPVAKLKIFHHPGSGGSTIARQVLWKSRKHFRCAVIKTSYPPSTVCNHVLALKDYEEREITHCFPVLLLIEDYDDEYFEELQTVLLEAAATRKMNTPRPYFILICCRRCNDPESLCKASPLDTVAVTHKLTESEKSLFNIKLEKLKQKDVKPEFILTFVLMCEEFNATYVSDLVAHTLHGIDLDSRDTCLMRYVALLNYYVPNSYVSLSHCEAFLGLRAYTERTSRAHDFKHRLSEQARMIFIELGESPSCISSVRIIHCLVAKEILHQLSGNESQSQLAMNLIQEKTLFENRFGREEFITFIKHLFIRRDKRSRGDNTDTLFSPFIEHVCKAEDCEKAIAVLKAAYELLEKDPFFAQQLARLNYTNEKFEDAKHWAEVAKGHLPGDSFILDTEGQVYRKWFNFTVDKMTEEDTPEMVIEKIEIALKAMKCFRAAQQAAKAEREIMNNSGFHGEVEVGCRLLRFLSTVPVFHRSPEGEYTELVKYLTTDYIPEEIKRTWGRLHSRLKGLRQNLYNALEWISEELSYFQTDKNQDKDDESDEKEEQTYNPRKWLKRQSEVYAKYFISASLIEESNNGPETELIKRMSIYKNGGGNVTNILSFLTDKKENRSAEKLERILSFYPDNPLRDKLEDNDLINYILCHITLACLAPGSAKLLPLQTLRELSTRFFKAKRPFPASAYFLLTLLYWPDEALDKDRNPDKDEILTSALQTLKRLYDIKMKNVPTRKRRIYTHFFLGKGYGLSKIVQKAKIDKLITGPLDERRMKWLHGTVWNIPRIRDSLKRVSGWTEDRNLFIYGHKKKLPILALHRESVPLGNENVTFYLGFSFNGLVAFNIEVENDAACSRT; encoded by the exons ATGG ATTACCAAACATTACCTGTGAATGACTGGGATGAGAACCACGTCAAATGTTGGCTGGAATCTACTGGGATCAAGAAAGAGTATGTAGAAAAACTATACAAAGAGGAAGTGACAGGTCCAGCACTAATGGAACTGGATGAGTCTTTCCTCAAAGACATGGGTATGAAGAGAGGCCAAATCCAGATCTTAATCCGCAAGAGAGACGAACTAAGGCAGCTCCAGGACAATGCCCAGCAAGCCAAGAATTCCAGCAGCAAAGTGCCGGACAGAAGGGAGGCACAGACAGCCCCCGTgactcccagcactgcccctgctcagagcacggctgggggaggcagctctggggccaCGGGAACAACCAGCACTGACaacacagctcctgcctctggcaAGAGGCAAAGGAGGCGTGACAAGGCCCAGCTTCAAAGCCCTGAAGAGGTCTTGGAGCTCAGAAACTGCCGACCCTTTAAAAGTCAGGATGCTGACTTCAAGTACGTGAAAGACACAGTTCTTGCTCCAGAATCAGGAGTGACTGATTTAATCATTCCTTGCCATGAATACAAATCTTTGGCCACTGCTGCAGAACTGAACAAAGAGCAACTGCAATCAAAGTTTGCCTCTGAAGTGATCAGATTTGCTTCAGCCTGCATGAACATTCGAACAAATGGCACCATCCATTTTGGTGTCATGGACAGTGTTGAGGACAAGGGTTGGAAACACGGACAGATCGTTGGCATAAAGGTCAAAAAGCGAGAAGACTATGTTGATGCACTGGatttatatatagaaaaatgcttttgtgatAATTTACAGGAAACTGCAAGGAAATGCATTCACCCACCTGTTTTTGTTGAAGTGATTTCAAAAGACACTCAGGAACAAAGGTTTGTGGTGGAGGTTGACATTGAACCAACATACGCCTTAGTACAGAAGAGCTGTTTTGAAGTGTGTTTGCCCAAATACAACGACAGCAGCCACAAGGTGATCCTGACCAAAGAACCAGCTCTCTACCAGAGAGTAGGAGCCAAGTCTGAACCTGTGCAGCGCAACAAACTCACTGCCTTTATTCAGGCTGTGCCAGACAGAGATGCTCAGAGAGAAAAAGCTGAGCTCTCCAGCACACAAGTGCCCACAGAAATACCTCAAGATTTAGGAAGAAAGTTGTCAATTCTGTTAAATGATGGTAAAAGCTATATGGATAATTCCCTGCGGTACATCCTTGTCACAAACAGATGTGAGCAGGATAATCTGAACTACATCAACTTTCTAATGCAcctgaaaattttctgtgtctttgaCTTTGATGAACATTCCAATgtgtcagggctctgcagcaaGTACAAAGAGCACCATGAAGCAAGTTCTTAttttttacaggattttttcagtgaaattaagACTGATACCCCTCCCTCTCAGAAACTGTTTGATCAGACCAGCTGGATATTCTGCAATGGGCGCAGTGACTTCCTCGGAGATGAAAAACCTTGTGATGAAAACACATGgattagaacaaaaaaaaaataccttaagAAAGTAATTACTTGTATCTGTGAGGAAATCCTGCCACAGAGGTCTTTCATTGTGCTTTTCCTATTGCTATCACCAGTGCAAAAACCACTTGTGGACACTTTTCAGGAATTCTATACAGAGATGAATGGCATGGAGTACATCATTTGCATTGCAGAGTCCAGAGAAAATTACGGTAGGTGGGCTAATCTGGCTCAGGCATCCTGCAGCATTGAGACACTGGAACAACGCAGTGTTGTGGGCATGAAACTCAGTCACATCAATGCCACTGTCCAGGCAATGCTGCCTTCCACTGCTCAGCCCAGACACCTGCCTGTGTCCACTGGAGGGGTGTGTATACTTCTCTcgagggaagaagagaaactCTACTCCCTTGAAATCCTTTGTGCTGACCAATGTGATGATATCAAACCAAATCGTtggactgaaaaacaaatacaagaaaTAGAACAAAATTTTTACCGAGGGAGAAAAATCATCTGGGAAAACTTCTGGCTTGCTGATAAAAGGCTCTGTGGGGACATCATTGAACGGGAAGCGTGCAAGGACGCCAGCAAACTCCTGGATGGTATTTTACGAGGCAGTGTCCTGAACTACCCTGTGGCCAAACTAAAGATATTTCACCACCCTGGAAGCGGTGGAAGCACAATAGCACGGCAAGttctgtggaaaagcagaaagcactTCAGATGTGCTGTTATCAAGACCTCATATCCACCTTCAACTGTTTGTAACCATGTGCTTGCACTTAAAGAttatgaagaaagagaaatcactCACTGTTTTCCTGTGCTCCTCCTGATCGAAGATTACGATGATGAGTACTTTGAAGAACTACAGACTGTGTTATTGGAGGCTGCAGCAACCAGGAAAATGAACACCCCCAGACCTTACTTCATCCTCATATGCTGCAGACGATGCAATGACCCTGAAAGTCTCTGCAAGGCTTCTCCACTGGACACAGTTGCTGTCACTCACAAGCTGACAGAGTCAGAGAAAAGTCTGTTCAACATCAAACTTgagaaactgaagcagaaagaTGTCAAGCCAGAATTCATACTTACATTTGTCCTGATGTGCGAGGAGTTCAACGCCACGTACGTGTCAGACTTGGTAGCACACACACTGCACGGCATAGACCTTGACTCTCGGGACACCTGCCTGATGCGTTACGTGGCTTTGCTTAATTATTATGTACCCAATTCCTATGTTTCCCTCTCACACTGTGAGGCCTTTCTGGGACTGAGGGCATATACAGAGAGAACATCAAGAGCACATGATTTCAAACATCGCTTAAGTGAACAAGCGAGAATGATTTTTATCGAGCTGGGGGAAAGTCCCAGTTGTATTTCATCTGTTCGGATAATACACTGCCTGGTTGCAAAAGAAATTCTCCATCAGCTTTCAGGAAATGAATCTCAAAGTCAACTTGCAATGAATCTTATTCAGGAAAAGACActgtttgaaaacagatttgGACGAGAAGAATTCATAACATTTATCAAACATCTCTTTATTCGACGAGATAAAAGAAGCAGGGGTGACAACACCGACACGCTCTTCTCCCCATTCATTGAACACGTCTGCAAAGCTGAAGACTGTGAAAAAGctattgctgttttaaaagctgcatATGAACTCCTTGAAAAAGATCCTTTTTTTGCCCAGCAGCTTGCCAGGCTAAATTACACCAATGAAAAATTTGAAGATGCAAAACATTGGGCAGAGGTTGCAAAAGGTCATTTGCCAGgtgattcttttattttagataCAGAAGGTCAAGTCTACAGGAAATGGTTTAATTTCACTGTGGATAAAATGACAGAGGAGGATACCCCTGAAATGGTCATCGAGAAGATAGAGATTGCTCTTAAAGCTATGAAATGCTTCAGGGCTGCACAACAGGCTGCGAAAGCAGAACGTGAAATTATGAACAACTCTGGCTTCCATGGAGAAGTAGAAGTAGGTTGTCGACTCCTCCGGTTCCTGTCCACAGTCCCTGTATTCCACAGAAGTCCAGAGGGCGAATACACTGAGCTTGTGAAATACCTCACCACAGATTACATTCctgaagagataaaaagaaCATGGGGGAGGCTTCACTCCCGCCTGAAGGGCTTGCGCCAGAACCTGTACAATGCTCTGGAATGGATCTCAGAAGAACTAAGTTATTTCCAGACAGATAAAAACCAAGACAAGGATGATGAAAGTgatgaaaaggaagaacaaactTATAATCCTAGAAAATGGTTGAAAAGACAGTCTGAAGTATATGCTAAATACTTCATTTCAGCATCACTTATTGAGGAGAGCAACAATGGCCCTGAAACCGAGCTAATCAAACGCATGAGCATTTACAAGAATGGTGGAGGAAATGTCACCAATATCCTGTCGTTCTTAACAGATAAGAAAGAGAACAGGTCAGCTGAAAAGCTAGAAAGGATCCTCAGTTTCTATCCAGACAACCCACTGAGGGACAAGCTGGAGGACAATGACCTGATCAATTATATTTTGTGCCACATCACCTTAGCCTGCTTAGCACCAGGATCAGCCAAACTTCTTCCACTGCAAACTCTTCGTGAGCTCAGTACAAGATTCTTCAAAGCAAAAAGACCATTTCCAGCAAGTGCCTATTTTTTGCTCACCTTGCTGTACTGGCCAGATGAGGCATTGGACAAAGATCGTAATCCAGATAAAGATGAAATTCTAACTTCAGCCCTTCAAACCCTGAAACGTTTATATGACATCAAGATGAAAAATGTTCCTACCAGGAAGAGAAGAATCTACAcccatttttttctgggaaagggTTATGGCTTAAGTAAGATTGTGCAGAAAGCTAAAATTGATAAATTAATTACGGGGCCCTTAGATGAGAGGAGAATGAAGTGGTTACATGGAACTGTATGGAATATTCCCAGGATTCGTGACAGTCTCAAAAGAGTTTCTGGCTGGACCGAGGACAGAAATTTGTTTATATATGGTCACAAAAAGAAGCTCCCCATCTTGGCACTCCATCGTGAATCAGTGCCccttggaaatgaaaatgtgacCTTTTATTTAGGCTTTTCATTTAATGGGCTTGTTGCTTTCAATATTGAGGTTGAAAACGATGCAGCCTGCAGCAGAACCTAA